A segment of the Sphingomonas kaistensis genome:
CCTCGCTCCAGCCGCGGAACTCGGCATGGGCGACCGCGCCGAGCACCAGGTCGACCTTGTCGTCCAGCGCGTCGGGATCGGCCAGCTGAAGACCATATTCGTGCGCGGCCTCGGCGGGGTCGGCGAGCGGATCGGCGACCAGCACGTCGTGGCCGAGCCAGCGCAGGCGGTTGACCACGTCGATTACCCGGCTGTTGCGCAGGTCCGGCACATTCTCTTTGAACGTCAGGCCGAGCACCAGCACCCGCCCGGCACGGTTGCCGAGCCGCTCGTGAAGGCGGTCGGCGACCCACGCGCCCATGCCGTCGTTGGTCTCGCGGCCGGCAAGGATGATGCGCGGCTCATGGCCGAGCTCGCGGGCGCGGTGAGCGAGGTAATAGGGGTCGACGCCGATGCAGTGACCGCCGACCAGGCCGGGCTCGAAGGGCAGGAAGTTCCACTTGGTGCGGGCCGCCTCCAGCACGTCCCAGGTGCTGAGCCCGAGCTTGGAGAAGATCTGCGTGATCTCGTTGATGAAGGCGATGTTGATGTCGCGCTGGGCGTTCTCGATCACCTTGGCCGCTTCGGCCGCCTTGATCGACGCTGCCGGGAAGATCCGCCCGCCATTCATCTTGCCGTACATGTCGCCGAGGATTGCGGTTGTCTGCGGATCTTCGCCGGCGACCACCTTGGTGATTCGGTCGACGGTATGCTCGCGGTCGCCTGGGTTGATGCGCTCCGGGCTGTAGCCGAGGCGGAAATGGGTTCCGCGCTTGAGACCGGAGACGCGCTCCAGTTCGGGGCCGCAAATGTCTTCGGTGACGCCCGGATAGACGGTGCTTTCGTAGACGATGATGGCGGGGCGGGCAGGGTCGATCATCGCCGCGACGCTGCGGGTCGCCGACAGCAGCGGACGAAGGTCGGGCTGGTTGGATTCGTCGACGGGGGTCGGGACGGTGACGATGTAGACGTCGGCGCCACGCGCTTCGGCAGGATCGTCGGTCAGGACCAGCGTGGAGGATTCGAGCCGCTCGGGCTCGACCTCGCGGGTGCGGTCCTCGTTGCGGCGAAGCTCGTCGATCCGGCCACGATCGATGTCAAAACCGGTGACGCGCAGGTGGCTGGCCAAGGCCACGGCGAGCGGCAGCCCGACATAGCCAAGTCCGACCACGACGACATGCTGATCCTGCACTTCAACCCTTTCGACAATATACTCTTGGCGGCTCCATAGGCGGAGCGGTGGCAACGGCAAGCGTCAGGATCATTGCAGGACAGACAAAAAAGCCTTGCAACTTCGTTCCGGGGTCGCGAGTTTGTCCCTGTGCATTCGTCTACTTAACAGGGGGCGGATCCGATGCGTTCATCACAGGTGGGGAGTGCCGCCATGACCAAGTTCTCTTTGATTGCAGGAATTGCCGGCGCCACGCTGTTCGCGAGCGGTGCCGCGGCGCAATATGTTCCGGGTTCGGAAATCGTCGGCCAGACCGTCCAGGTCGAAACCAACGGCGTCGTCAACAACGTGACGTTCGAGCCGGGCGGAACCGCCCGTATCTCGACTCCGAGCGGCAATGTCGTTCCCGCCAGCTGGACCGCCAATGCCGGCCAGCTGTGCCTGAGCACCGGCGGTGCACAGGAATGCTTCCCCTACAACCAGCCGTTCCAGGCCGGTCAGCCGATCACCGCGACGTCGAGCTGCGGCGCGACCAGCCGCTGGCTCGCCAATGCGACCAACCAGCCGCCGGCTCCGCAGCAGCAGCAGGCTGGTGAGCGCGGCTAAGCCACGCTGACCAAACCAGATCGAGAAGGGGCCCGGCAGCGATGCCGGGCCCCTTTTTCGTGGGCTTAGCGGAAGGGCGGCTCGTCGAAGCTGCGCAGCTTGCGACTGTGAAGCGCGTCGCCTTCCTCGCGAAGGAGGTTGAGGGTCTCGATCCCGATCCGCAGATGCTGGCTGATCGCGCGCTCGTAAAAGGCATTGGCCTGTCCGGGCAGCTTC
Coding sequences within it:
- a CDS encoding nucleotide sugar dehydrogenase; translated protein: MQDQHVVVVGLGYVGLPLAVALASHLRVTGFDIDRGRIDELRRNEDRTREVEPERLESSTLVLTDDPAEARGADVYIVTVPTPVDESNQPDLRPLLSATRSVAAMIDPARPAIIVYESTVYPGVTEDICGPELERVSGLKRGTHFRLGYSPERINPGDREHTVDRITKVVAGEDPQTTAILGDMYGKMNGGRIFPAASIKAAEAAKVIENAQRDINIAFINEITQIFSKLGLSTWDVLEAARTKWNFLPFEPGLVGGHCIGVDPYYLAHRARELGHEPRIILAGRETNDGMGAWVADRLHERLGNRAGRVLVLGLTFKENVPDLRNSRVIDVVNRLRWLGHDVLVADPLADPAEAAHEYGLQLADPDALDDKVDLVLGAVAHAEFRGWSEERVTALLKDGGQIADLKRLWPWTRESTQGAWTL